The following proteins are co-located in the Piscirickettsia litoralis genome:
- the rpsP gene encoding 30S ribosomal protein S16 encodes MVTIRLARGGAKKRPFYQVVVSDKRSPRDGRFIERIGFFNPVAQGQAESLRLDLERVDHWVAQGAQMSDRVAVLVKKARKAA; translated from the coding sequence ATGGTAACAATTCGTTTGGCTCGCGGTGGTGCGAAAAAACGTCCATTCTATCAAGTTGTCGTATCAGATAAGCGCAGTCCACGTGATGGTCGCTTTATTGAGCGTATTGGCTTTTTTAACCCAGTTGCACAAGGCCAAGCTGAAAGCTTACGTCTTGATCTTGAGCGTGTAGATCACTGGGTTGCTCAAGGCGCGCAAATGTCTGATCGAGTTGCTGTGCTTGTTAAAAAAGCACGCAAAGCTGCGTAA
- a CDS encoding glycoside hydrolase family 9 protein, whose protein sequence is MKKRVLWLSLLLASGFVYKQEVVANGFNYAEALQKSIYFYDAQRSGLLPVRGKAPGLNRVEWRGHSALQDGSDQNIDLSGGFYDAGDHVKFGFPMAATFSLLAWGALEHYEGYEQSQQLPFLLDNFKWAIDYIIKAHPSPNVFYGQVGDGQLDHSFLGSG, encoded by the coding sequence ATGAAAAAAAGAGTTCTATGGCTATCACTATTGTTAGCGAGTGGTTTTGTGTATAAGCAAGAAGTGGTAGCAAATGGCTTTAACTATGCAGAAGCTTTGCAAAAGTCTATTTATTTTTATGATGCACAGCGCTCAGGATTATTGCCTGTACGTGGAAAAGCACCTGGATTAAATCGAGTTGAATGGCGCGGGCATTCGGCATTGCAAGATGGTAGTGATCAAAATATTGACTTATCAGGTGGGTTTTATGATGCTGGAGACCATGTTAAATTTGGTTTTCCTATGGCAGCGACCTTTAGTTTACTGGCTTGGGGGGCGCTAGAACACTATGAAGGTTATGAACAAAGTCAGCAATTGCCCTTCTTATTGGATAATTTTAAATGGGCGATTGACTATATTATAAAAGCTCATCCAAGCCCTAATGTGTTTTATGGTCAGGTGGGTGATGGTCAACTTGATCATAGCTTTTTGGGGAGCGGCTGA
- the trmD gene encoding tRNA (guanosine(37)-N1)-methyltransferase TrmD, whose amino-acid sequence MNICVVSLFAEMFQAVTQYGVTGRAVQQKAVQVSTVNPREFTHDVHRTVDDRPYGGGPGMLMKVQPLRDAIAAARKKTSAQARVVYLSPQGAPLTQSKVLELAKMPELILLAGRYEGIDERVIEADVDEEISLGDYVLSGGELPAMVLMDAIIRVLPGVLGDAESFEQDSFMAGLLDYPHYTRPESIDGRQVPEVLMSGHHEKIDCWRQQQALGRTYLRRPDLFKRLELTAKQQSLLDEYLAKAAQCGSASDLDKVSNS is encoded by the coding sequence ATGAATATTTGTGTGGTCAGCCTGTTTGCAGAGATGTTTCAGGCGGTAACACAATATGGAGTGACAGGTCGAGCTGTGCAGCAAAAAGCTGTGCAGGTCAGTACAGTCAATCCGCGTGAGTTTACTCACGATGTTCATCGTACCGTCGATGATCGCCCTTATGGTGGGGGTCCGGGCATGTTGATGAAGGTTCAGCCTTTACGTGATGCGATTGCTGCAGCACGTAAGAAAACCTCAGCGCAGGCCAGAGTGGTTTATTTATCTCCCCAGGGAGCACCATTAACCCAGAGCAAAGTGTTAGAACTTGCCAAAATGCCTGAGTTGATTTTATTGGCTGGGCGTTATGAAGGCATTGATGAGCGTGTCATTGAGGCTGATGTTGATGAAGAAATCTCACTTGGGGATTATGTCTTAAGTGGCGGTGAACTTCCAGCAATGGTGTTAATGGATGCGATCATTCGAGTTCTACCCGGTGTTCTAGGAGATGCTGAGTCTTTTGAACAAGATTCATTTATGGCGGGATTGCTAGATTACCCGCACTATACTCGACCTGAGTCAATTGATGGTCGTCAAGTACCAGAAGTACTGATGAGTGGCCATCATGAGAAGATTGACTGTTGGCGTCAACAGCAAGCGCTAGGACGGACGTATTTAAGACGGCCTGACTTATTTAAGCGCTTAGAGTTGACCGCAAAACAGCAATCATTATTGGACGAGTATCTTGCTAAAGCAGCACAGTGCGGCTCTGCTAGTGATCTTGATAAAGTAAGTAATTCTTAA
- the rplS gene encoding 50S ribosomal protein L19, whose translation MNDIIKQIEQEQMRKNALPEFGPGDTVVVQVKVKEGSRERLQAFEGVVIAKRKRGLHSAFTVRKISHGEGVERAFQTHSPLVDSVEVKRRGAVRRAKLYYLRALRGKAARIKEKL comes from the coding sequence ATGAACGATATTATTAAGCAAATTGAACAAGAGCAAATGCGTAAAAATGCATTGCCTGAATTTGGTCCTGGTGACACAGTGGTTGTCCAGGTGAAAGTAAAAGAAGGAAGTCGTGAGCGTTTACAGGCCTTTGAAGGTGTTGTTATCGCTAAGCGTAAGCGTGGTTTACATTCTGCTTTTACTGTACGCAAGATCTCTCACGGTGAGGGTGTTGAGCGTGCATTCCAAACACACAGCCCGTTGGTTGACAGTGTTGAAGTGAAGCGCCGTGGTGCGGTACGTCGAGCTAAACTCTACTATCTTCGCGCTCTACGTGGTAAAGCTGCACGTATCAAAGAGAAACTGTAG
- a CDS encoding response regulator, whose translation MEISIILAEDNESDAKLLIQALTKKCMATLKIKHAFNGEEALKVMLADHPVDLLITNLYMPRMGGRQLLRDMRDHLQFRKLPAIVLTNSDYNRDMEYCMKLQVNSYLLKPFDLAELNRVIEIINQIIEDILADKSLKDCG comes from the coding sequence TTGGAAATCTCTATTATTTTAGCGGAAGATAATGAGTCTGATGCAAAACTATTAATACAAGCCTTAACTAAAAAGTGCATGGCAACCCTTAAAATTAAGCATGCCTTTAACGGTGAAGAAGCATTAAAAGTTATGTTGGCAGATCATCCGGTGGATTTACTCATTACAAATTTGTATATGCCAAGGATGGGGGGGCGACAATTACTGCGCGATATGCGTGATCACTTACAATTTAGAAAGCTACCTGCGATTGTATTAACAAACTCAGACTATAATCGTGATATGGAATATTGCATGAAACTGCAAGTCAATAGCTACCTTTTAAAGCCCTTTGACTTAGCAGAGTTAAATCGCGTGATTGAGATTATCAATCAGATCATTGAAGATATTCTAGCGGATAAGTCTTTAAAGGATTGTGGTTAA
- a CDS encoding DUF1289 domain-containing protein, with protein MARFSHNNGSSIRRGSCVMIDGKATPCVGLCSTVYGDDVCRGCKRFYHEIIDWNQYDINQKQKNLVALRAAYCRDFAAQNRNRRY; from the coding sequence ATGGCAAGGTTTTCGCATAATAATGGCAGCAGTATTAGAAGAGGTTCATGTGTAATGATTGATGGCAAAGCCACGCCCTGTGTTGGTTTGTGTTCTACCGTCTATGGTGACGATGTTTGTCGAGGTTGTAAGCGTTTTTACCATGAGATCATTGACTGGAATCAATATGATATCAATCAAAAACAAAAAAACCTGGTGGCGCTTAGAGCAGCTTACTGTCGAGATTTTGCAGCCCAAAATCGAAATCGTCGATATTGA
- a CDS encoding transposase, which produces KIRKNMKNKLMPIIDKILLRKRGIIESVFDQLKNISQIEHSRHRSVNNFIVNILAGLAAYCLQEKKPSLNIQHNLLTS; this is translated from the coding sequence ATAAAATTCGCAAGAATATGAAAAATAAGCTCATGCCTATCATCGATAAAATTTTACTCAGAAAACGTGGAATTATTGAAAGTGTATTTGATCAACTTAAAAACATCTCACAAATCGAACATTCCAGGCATCGTAGTGTCAACAACTTTATTGTCAATATTCTTGCTGGATTAGCAGCCTATTGTCTTCAAGAGAAGAAGCCATCTCTTAACATCCAGCATAACCTATTGACCAGCTGA
- a CDS encoding short chain dehydrogenase yields MKILIVGGTGLIGQAVKEELGSRHDIIIAGSQSGDIQVDITDLASIQALYKKTHNLDAIIATTGRVKFAPINELDSEDYHFGLSHKLMGQVNLVLQGISHLNHGGSFTLTSGILNYDPIVQGSSAAMVNGAIDGFVRSTAIELPNSLRINTVSPTVVTEALSRYENYFRGYAPAAAAEVAKAYSKSVEGKQTGQIYKVGF; encoded by the coding sequence ATGAAAATATTGATCGTCGGTGGTACGGGTCTTATCGGCCAGGCTGTTAAAGAAGAGCTTGGGTCACGTCATGATATTATCATTGCTGGGTCACAAAGTGGTGATATACAAGTTGATATTACGGACTTAGCTTCTATACAAGCGCTTTATAAGAAAACACATAATTTAGATGCCATCATTGCGACGACAGGCCGTGTCAAATTTGCTCCTATTAATGAACTGGACAGCGAAGATTATCATTTTGGCCTCAGCCATAAGCTGATGGGGCAAGTGAATTTAGTTCTTCAGGGGATTTCACACTTAAATCATGGTGGTTCATTCACATTGACTAGTGGAATCTTAAACTATGACCCCATTGTCCAAGGCAGTTCTGCGGCAATGGTCAATGGTGCAATTGATGGATTTGTTCGTTCTACGGCCATTGAACTGCCGAATTCATTAAGGATTAATACTGTCAGCCCAACTGTTGTGACAGAAGCTTTATCTCGCTATGAAAATTACTTTAGGGGCTATGCGCCTGCTGCTGCCGCTGAGGTTGCTAAAGCCTATAGTAAAAGTGTTGAAGGTAAACAAACGGGCCAAATTTATAAAGTTGGTTTTTAG
- a CDS encoding CBU_0592 family membrane protein — MRNFLVVSQRVAPGSLPFSIINLVGAILLLISLCIHFNLGSFIIEVFWILISLYGIAKWLLKKTPVIML; from the coding sequence TTGCGTAATTTTTTAGTGGTATCACAACGTGTTGCCCCAGGGAGCTTGCCTTTTTCGATTATTAACCTCGTTGGCGCTATTTTACTGCTTATTAGTTTGTGCATTCACTTTAACTTAGGCTCATTTATTATTGAAGTCTTCTGGATTTTGATTTCTCTATATGGCATTGCAAAGTGGCTGTTAAAAAAAACGCCGGTAATCATGCTCTAG
- the cheB gene encoding chemotaxis-specific protein-glutamate methyltransferase CheB, which translates to MIRIMIVDDSPYSQQCLAKIINSTVGMSVVAQAMTAQTAFEDIIAEQPDAVLLSTEMKAIDSLAFLAELMESTPLPVLILSTLTEKGTSMTLSALELGALDFVTKPAENDHYGWLGIESFLSVKLQSIIKLQVSRRMNHYKKNSFVANQYVGQLSCYEHEQVLQYREQDLAKLVVAIGASTGGIEALKYILSSLPDCYPPIVIVQHIPEQFSPVFVERLNAVSSLSIHKVKDQTVIYPGYVYIAPGDQHMRLVLSGTGQYLCELFDEAKVSGHRPSVDLLFQSVSAVCGSYAIGALLTGMGKDGAEGLLAMKKAGASVLVQDKQSSVIWGMPGEAFAKGCQENVISLEQIPRRLSQLILEKLMTR; encoded by the coding sequence ATGATTCGCATAATGATTGTCGATGACTCGCCTTATAGTCAGCAATGCCTGGCTAAGATTATTAATTCTACTGTAGGTATGAGCGTTGTTGCTCAGGCGATGACGGCACAAACCGCATTTGAAGATATTATTGCAGAGCAACCCGATGCTGTTTTGTTATCGACGGAAATGAAGGCGATAGACAGTTTGGCTTTTCTTGCAGAGTTGATGGAGAGCACGCCTTTGCCGGTACTGATCTTATCAACACTAACGGAAAAGGGAACTTCGATGACATTAAGTGCCTTGGAGTTGGGTGCTTTAGACTTTGTTACTAAGCCTGCTGAAAATGATCATTATGGTTGGCTGGGTATCGAGAGTTTTCTGTCGGTGAAGCTTCAATCTATTATAAAGCTACAGGTTTCTCGTCGAATGAATCATTATAAAAAAAATAGTTTTGTTGCGAATCAGTATGTAGGGCAGTTGTCCTGTTATGAGCACGAGCAGGTTTTGCAATATCGAGAGCAGGACTTGGCAAAGCTTGTTGTCGCAATAGGGGCTTCTACAGGGGGAATTGAAGCTTTAAAGTATATTTTATCTTCGTTGCCAGATTGTTATCCGCCCATTGTTATTGTTCAGCATATTCCGGAGCAATTTAGCCCTGTTTTCGTTGAGCGTTTAAATGCTGTTTCCTCTTTGTCTATTCATAAAGTCAAAGATCAAACTGTCATTTATCCTGGGTATGTTTATATCGCTCCTGGAGATCAGCATATGAGACTGGTGCTTTCAGGGACAGGGCAGTACCTTTGCGAGTTGTTTGATGAGGCGAAGGTGTCAGGTCATCGGCCTTCGGTGGATTTATTGTTTCAGTCTGTCAGTGCTGTTTGTGGCTCTTATGCCATAGGTGCTTTATTGACTGGAATGGGCAAAGATGGGGCAGAAGGTTTACTTGCTATGAAAAAAGCTGGAGCGAGCGTTTTGGTGCAAGATAAGCAGAGTTCTGTAATTTGGGGCATGCCGGGTGAGGCCTTTGCAAAAGGTTGTCAGGAGAATGTGATAAGCCTAGAGCAGATTCCTCGGCGCTTAAGTCAGCTTATTTTAGAAAAATTGATGACAAGGTAA
- the rimM gene encoding ribosome maturation factor RimM (Essential for efficient processing of 16S rRNA) encodes MNQPDHKVVVGRIGAAHGVRGEIKVNSFTEQKTAILDYRPWYIRQGKEWQEVAVRSTRIAGNDILMRIEGCNDRDVVKRYTNCDIYVTRDQLPELDEGDVYWTDLEGLNVVTVEGQPLGTVSSMLETGANDVMVINGESEHLIPYLDHVVIKIDLKAQQMIVDWDPEY; translated from the coding sequence ATGAATCAGCCTGATCACAAAGTTGTTGTTGGCCGTATTGGTGCAGCTCACGGTGTGCGTGGGGAGATAAAAGTCAATTCCTTTACTGAACAAAAGACGGCGATCTTAGATTACCGTCCTTGGTATATTCGCCAAGGAAAAGAGTGGCAGGAAGTTGCTGTCCGCTCTACGCGTATTGCGGGAAATGACATTTTGATGCGCATCGAAGGATGCAACGATCGAGATGTTGTTAAGCGTTATACCAACTGTGATATCTATGTCACTCGAGATCAATTGCCTGAGCTTGATGAGGGTGATGTCTATTGGACTGATCTTGAAGGTCTCAATGTGGTCACCGTAGAAGGTCAGCCATTGGGGACGGTTTCGAGCATGCTTGAGACCGGGGCGAATGATGTCATGGTGATTAATGGTGAAAGTGAACACTTAATCCCTTATCTCGATCATGTTGTGATTAAGATTGATCTTAAGGCACAACAGATGATCGTTGATTGGGATCCTGAGTACTGA